The window TTTGGAATAACAGACTTGATTTAAGGAAAATTGTAGCTTAAATCCTTCCtctagtggttctcaaagtgtgatgCAAAGAATCCTGGGGTCTTAGAAAGTCTTTCAGAGGGACTACAacttcaaaattactttttatttttaatatgataaatgaCCATAAACATAATCCACATAAACCAAACTTTTTGGACAGAttctcaacaatttttaataGTAGAATGGAATATTGAgaagaaaagtttgagaactactgcaTAGTAGATATTGACGATATCATTTAACTGCTCTGCATtctaatttctcatctataataagAGTGTAATATTTGCATCATCTCACAGAGATTGAGGTGAAAAtaccatttttcaaaaaatatttttcaaatgagtacCAGGtaaattattagttattatttttgttctatccCACATAAACAAACCACCTCAGATAACTTCAGATGTACAGGTTGGAATAAGCtatacaaatttttattaaagtggGATAAGATCTGTTCTCAGCCTTTGGTTAAGCACACAGTGAGTGAAtttctttggagaaaatatttttaaaaacataaattttttatgattgcattttgtatatatagtaaatatttttatattataattaatactatcactattgtttttatttaacagGAATTATGAAATTAGCTTTAAAAATGACTATCTGAAGAAAGACTTTGATTCAAATTTAGACTTTGACAGAAACTAATTTTTATGTCTcgttccaaatctttttttttagcagaaCTTGAGGAAATTAAGATTATTATTAGTTGATATCATTGAAGTTacaattcaatcaatcaatacaaTACAATCACAAAGAGTGATTTTCTTTCCTAGTGTCTTCCTAccttgataaaatcacagatctcattgaatattattattattatagaatttaTGTACCATatcaactatctatctatctatctatctattatctatctatcaaagGAATAAGACAATGACTTCCAATATAAGTGATAAGAGACAAACaaatattctctcccttttttaatgCATTAACTTTTGAATCTTTAATTTGAACATATATGTCTCCTGTGACCAAAAAGTGACATATTCTAAAAATAGGGGAAAACAAACTAAATATGACAAGTTGTTAAGGTAACATAGGAAAAAGTCTATCCCAGTAATGATGCAATAATTAATGTTACTTAGAGGAGTTAATACActaaaattgattaattaaatgaATATGGTCAGGGTGATGAATGTAGAATTGAGATAGCAATACAGTAAATCAATTGGAAATAAAACTCTTTACAACAAATCTTTGGAGATTACTAGtggatcacaaaaaaaaaatggaatatactATCAAAACTCTATTTAAtcagtgatgatttttttttactacaataaCACATACTTACAAGAATTCACAAGAATATAActccttaaggtttgcaaagattttaatttcttttcctggaGGCCGTGTCCCCTACCCTAATTATTTCAACAGAAAAGTTAAAGGATTTAAAGCAAATAACTCTGGCTGTATCTTTGAGtagttcaaaaggaaaaagaacttttAATTCTGAACATCTGAGACTATAAACTGGCTTTGCAACACATTATCTGTGCCAGCCCAAGTTAATTCTGTACCTTTCTATGCTACCTTTAAATTAAGAGAGTTGGGCCCATGACCTCTAAAATCCAATGCAATTCTGAGTCTATAACCCTGTGATTCAATTTAAAAGTTCTCTCTGAATCACTTCTTCCAGGACTTCAGCAATTCTTCAGAAGCTTCTTTCCAACCACTAGAGCCCACTTTTATAAGAGGCTGAAACATATCAGAGCTTTCACATCCTAGAGAATGGAAATGCATATTGCAAGGAATAGTGTCAAGACTACCTGAAATCTCATTTAAAGCTAAAATATTAGCACAGTATGTTTggcaatacaaaataataaataaattgtctGCCATCTATCTAATCATCTATGgtctatctatatttatgtatgctGAGATATGTTTTGTATCAGGTTGTGCTAGTTAtcttgtaaaaacaaataaatctgtGAATTgtagtagtgtgtgtgtgtgtgtgtgtgcgcacatacACATGCATGGGGTAGGTCAGAAGAAGAGGTCCTATTGAGAAAGTCAATTCAAGATAGCCGAGTTTGCAAAGTGAAGTATATATTTTCACTTTATGGATTGAATGAGATGGAAGGAGAATAATCAAATTATCgtctttttaaaatgatctgtTTGCCTCACTAACATGGTAAATAAGAATGTAATAAAGTGTTTCTATGCTCTCCTTCTAGAATTTAATATCCTCTACCAATATTGTTACATTATGAATTATGGGACCCCAGAAGACATGAGCAATTGTACCATCATCATGGAATTCTTCCTTATGGAGTATTCCAGCATCCGAGAGCTGCAGGTCTTGCACGCCATTCTTTTCTTGCTGATATACATTGCAGCCCTGATGGGAAATCTCCTCACTGTCACTGCCATTGTCACTGACCCACACCTTCACTCtcctatgtattttttcctaAGCAATCTTTCCATGTTGGATATTGGCTACATCTCAGTCACTCTTCCCAAATTCATTGTGAATTCCCTGACAGGCAATCAATCCATTTCTCTCCTGGGCTGTGCTGCTCAGATTTTCTTTGCTATCTTCTTTGCTGCAACAGAAATTGCCTTGCTTGTGGCAATGTCCTATGACCGCTTTGTGGCCATTTGCCATCCCTTGCACTATGGGGTCATCATGACACCATTCCGTTGCCTTTGGGTGGCAATTAGTTCATGGCTCAGTGGGCTCATCTATTCAGCTCTACACACAGGAAATATGTTCCGTTTGCCTTTCTCAGGATCCAATTTGATCCACCAGTTTTTTTGTGATATCCCTCATGTGttgaaggtctcatcttctgagGTTCGTGATACTGAGTATATACTCCTTGCCACCAGTTCCACTTTAGTTTTATTCTGCTTTGGCTTTTTAGTTATATCCTATACTTATATCTTCTCCACTGTATTTAAAATGCCCTCTGAGGAAGGGCGCTACAAAGCTTTGTCTACCTGTTCACCTCAACTTATTATCTTCCTGTTATTCATTCTGTCCGGCATGGTCACATTCTTGAGTCCTTTATCAGACACTACCCCAATCCGGAATCTTTTGACTTCAATGACTTATGCAATATTGCCTCCATTTATGAATCCTATTATTTATAGTCTGAGGAACATGAAAATCAAAGTTGCACTGGCCagaataatcaaaactatcttttTCCCCAAGAAGTACATGTCCATctttgaaacaattaaaaaataaggagATGTATGCATGAGATATTGCATGCTCAAGATAACAAAACAACTAGCTTAAAGggaaattaatattttgttttgcctacaaataaaaaatacaccaaaatataattaatataaagcatggatgatttttctatttaatatctactgaccCAGATTCTCTCAGTGAGAACTTAGCATATACCTTTGGCCTCTCTATACAGACAAATCAGTTTGGGGTAAGGATGTTTGAGTTCTTCAGGGTGTACTTTGAAgggttaaaagagagaaaataggaagtCTGATGATCACTAATCATTAAAACTCAGCAGTAAAAAACAATCTGTGCTAGTGGAAAAAGTGATCAAGAAATCTAGATTTTGCCAATCTTAGTAGCAACATGAATTGTTCTATCCATGTAGGTTTGATATAAACATAGAAGAATCTTGAATTGTTTTCCAATGTCTTTACCTTTGAGAGCAAGTGAGAGAAGCACATGATTCGTGATGAGCCCAGCATAATATGATTTACCATTTGGATAATATTTGCTTTTGCATTTCATTGGCCCACCTGAGTCTTTTGAAACATAAATTTTCtgtgatgatgaaaatgaagtaCTCTCTATATCCTGTATCTGGGGTTCTCCTGGAATGTTTGAGTGAGAGTTATGGATATGAACTAATATGAAGTATTGTTTTAGATATTGCTCTATAGAAAAACTCTGGAGTGTAAGCATGATCCAAGAAAAGATATTGAACTTTTGAGTTCTCTTAATAAATTGATTTGGTAATCTTAGGGGACCATGTGCCATGAGTTAAGcacatatttaattatatacttGTATAGACTTTAGAACCTTAGTatgctttaatttatttcctttttgtaatttaattataCTGGTAATATtccagagaggaaggagaagtaTATTTTATTCCTATCTAACAATAAGGCATATTGTCATTCCATTCAAAAATCTTTCAACagatttctaaaaaacaaaacaacaacaacaacaacaacaaaaaactattcATCTGCAAACACACAGAAAGAGGTTATTCATGAGGTGCTGGACCAAATATCTattgacataaaaaaaaatattattgcaaGAAATATGGGATCCATattaaaggacatgaacagaGAGAACCCAAATTCAACCAATCTATTAATCAATAGATACTAATTAGGTACTTACTTTGTGTCAGGAACTATACTAAGCATTGAATTCcttacacaacaacaacaacaaaaagaagcacaaatactgtattaaaaagaagagaaacaaagttcacaaaaaaaggaaaaaaaatctcacctgATTTTAGTCACAATTTATTATCTCAAACCTCCTAACTCTTTAAATTCTCCTTATATGTATCATTTACTAgcatcccttccttcttcctaaatGTAAGGGAGAATGCTattcaaaaaaagagaagggtATAGCAGACGTGTTGAAATCTGTCCTCAGCATCATGttccctttaccttttttttcccttagtgaTTCCATCCATGTCCATAGTTCTACCTATCATCAATTTGGGCTGACTCAATTTTGCATAAATATCTATCAGATAATGcaatttttgacattattttgttGGATATTATGAAATAACAATTGAAGTTGGTCATAAGAGAAATATGCTACAATGTAAATGAGAATCAAAGATAGAGACACATGAAATTAAAAGGGACTCTTCAGGAGACAGGGTTGAGGCTATTCTTAGGATCATTAGGACTTATCTTTTCTAGACAGTCTTCTTTTGTAATGCTGTTCTCATCATCAGAATCTATTCCCTTTCTAATCCATATCTCCTTTTCATGCTTCCATTTCTGTGAAGTCTCTCTGACTTATAAACTTGACTCTTCTATTGCCTTCAGCTCCCACTATCTAATGAACTGGGTAATTctaactaaaattattttcaaaaaatatgtaaCCTCTTATTAGTTTTGTCTGCTTTGAAAATCAATTTCACATTGAacataattatcatcatcattattatagctaggattttttataaaacatactatgtgccaggcactgtgttaaatacaaatattatgtcatttgaccCTCACACCAAGTTTGAAAGGgtggtagatgctgttattatccccattttacaattgaggcaaacaggttaaatgatttgttcagggtcatacagctaataactgtctgaactcaagtccttctgacttcaggaccttTGTTGTATTCATTTTAAGTTATAGAGGGCCAGTATTGACTAAGTCCATGTACAGGAAGAGTCCAGTTCAATTATTACTTGAGACCTGTGTTCTATAAGGGCGAATAATTCAAACATTGGCTCACCATTTCCCTTAACAATGAATGAAAGGCAGGCTCGagataaatttaggataatcttgATGAAGAATGTATGTGATAGGAACAAGGTAGCACAACTGTCCTATTTACAACTCTGTTTTGACAGATACTGCTATTTATGACCCTGTTATGATAGATAACTTGTTAAGTTCAAACTGAAATGTCAAAGTATGGGGTATACATTAACCTTGGGATTTATATAGCATCCGCTGGAGATAGTAGGTGTAAATGCAACACTAGCTTAAAGAGCATATAAACTCTGGCCCTCAGATAAATAAGTGAAAATTGCAAAGCAAATCTTTCCACCTGTCCTCATGGATATTCAATTCAGATTCACTCTCAGTTTTCACTGGAGTTGGACTTCAACAGTTGGACCCAGAGCAGGGATTTGAATGAACCAGCAGAAGAATGATCTTTGGTGAGCTCACtggttaaagggaaaaaaaggtaagcAAGAGTTGAAAGTAGTTTTTATTACCAAACTAACATGAGGATTAAGATATCAgacataaaatataagaaaatataaaatataatatatgcttGATTCTTGTCCAGTTGATATCAAGATAGTATACATATTGAATTGGAATAGGGCAAGATCAATcaggtgggagggaaagagggtcatcctataaaaaaaatcatgcaagGACCCATAGAGGATGATGGCAATTCAGCCTTCAATCAGCATGAGGGGGCAGcttaaattttattgaaacaaCTTGCTTTTGAAAATAAAGTGCTAATGCCAATTCTAAGAAAGCATTAGTTGGGGGGAAACCAAAAATGTCTTTATTAGAAATGATTCAAAGATATCAGAATGTTGGGACTTCTACTTTTCAAGCTGAAGTAATGGTTGATAAGCTAAATCAGGACAAATCTCAATCTCAGAATGTTTCAAATTCTCGGAGATGTTATGATTGTGGACAATTGGATCATCTGAGGAAAAATTGTACTATCTAAAAGGTTGCCTTTCATTGCAACTCAGcagataaacctttatcttgaaGTCCAAAATGCAGGAAGAGCAGACATGGGACTTCTGAATGTTGCTCTCAGAATGATAGGGAAGGTACTCTGACATTGGGAATCCATTTCCAAGGCCGGCTCCTGTCTAGTCAAACAATGGGAGCTGCacttttccttattccttctcAAGAGGTGCCTACAAACAATACCTTAAATCAGACTACTTGACAGTACAAGATTTAATGCATGCTATCCTGGGAAGTCCTGCTCTTGATTTGATCCCTTGGAGTTACACTAAATTACTGACAATGTGGGAATATGTTCTCTCCCCACTGGAGTCTTGGGTCCTCTTCCTTCTGGTAGGCTAGGTCTCATTTTAGGACATAGTTCACAGTTATTGCTAGGGTTTACGGTTGTGCCTGGAGTAGTagattctgattctttgtgtgtatatatatatatatatatatatacatatagtggTAAGGAATGACATagcaaacaatatatatatatatatatatatatatatatatatatatatatatgaagaggaAACACAGTTACTAGTAATAGCTTAcaaaaaaagtagggaaagaatattaaaaatttggGGTGGTGAAGGTTGGGGAATATAGGGCAAAAGGCATTCTAAATGCAACCTATCACTGATTCTAGaccaattttaaaatagaaattataaggGATAATTTAGTTACTCTAAATGATTACCAAAAATTGTTGGGGGATATTAATTGGATAAAATTGGATAAAAAGTTGAATTTGGGAGCATATGAATTgacaaaattattcaaaattttaagagaaGATTCTAATTCAAAAATTCTAGAATCAAAAAGATTCTAATTCAAAAATTAAAGTCTGAGGATCAGCTTTAAGGAGGAGATGGTATAATAAACAACTAGCCTCTTTATATATTCCACCTACTACTAAATGTGTTTTTAACACCCCATTTGAATCTGCACAGCAGAATGAGTTACATGCAATTATTATTGCACTGTATACTGTTCAAAAacctcttaatatttttttcagatagcAAATATGCTGTCTATGTGCTTAACTTATAACATAGAAACAACCCCAGGCCTGGACCCCCTTAAATGAAATTCCTTTAACATTAATTGTttcccagcaaaagaactctgggagatgagtatgaaccactacatagaattcccaatccctctatttttgtccgcctgcattttttatttccttcacaggctaatggaacactatttcaaagcccaattctttttgtacagcaaaataactgtatggacatgtatacatatattatatttaacttatactttaacatatttaacatgtattggtcaacctgccatctgggggagggggtggggaggaggaggggaaaaattggaacaaaaggttttgcaattgtcaatgctgaaaaattacccatgcatatatcttgtaaataaaaagctataataaaaaaaaagaaataaaggcaaagattaaaaaaaaacattaattgttcctattgtttaaaaaaatcctttatgtTTGCACAATTTTAATAACTGagtagttgtttttatttttcaagtttatggcTTTTGTCAAAGCTGGAACAgtctttttctgtgtcatttttgtctgtgtcatttgtgttctgtgagctagattttgtcacctggaaagatttcttaacatccTGGATTTCcactttaaaaagggaaaaagcctgATATTTTATTCAGGTGGTCTCAGGGTCAGCCTCTACCCCTATATCACAGGTATCTTTACCCAAACTACACAGATGTTTTGTCTTGGAAGGAAGGTTTGTCACTCTAACCTCTTGTTGACTCTGCCATGCTAgaatttgattagagaaattatttttaaattgattgcAGGGGAATGTTGGGAGGGCTTAGCTGAATACTTTGTCTATTCCacaatcttggctctgcccttgTAAATCTCTGGGCTTTCTTTTCAAGAATAAAAatctccttcaattttttttggtccAATGGTTTGATTTAACTTAAGTCAGTAGTAAGAGGTGGTAAAAATCAACTGGATGTAAGGGAAGAAAAGGATTAACCATGCTTCACTTAATGATcatctcttttatatttatatattgatcatgaatattatgtatttatataagtatacataactGTATACACactatacatttattttgtacaaataaaaatttgCAATTTTTGGGAAATAGCTTAGTTGATCTTGATAGTAAATAGCTATAGTTGATAGCTTTGGGGGGGCAAATACTTAATATTTCATTcatatctgtatatgtgtatgtatgtgtgtattcacttacatatgtacacataaacacACTAAAAAAAGGATAGTatgtatgaaccactacatagaattcccaatccctctatttttgtccacctgcatttttgatttccttcacaggctaattgtacaatatttcaaagcccgattctttttgtacagaaaaataattgtttagatatgtatacctatattgtatctaatttatactttagcatatttaagatgtattggtctacctgccatctgggggaaggaatggggggaaggagaggaaaagttggaacaaaaggttttgcaattgtcaatgctgaaaaattacccatcatatattttgtaaataaaaagctatttaaaaaaaaaaagaaagaaagaaatgatagtaTGTAGGATTTTGGACAAagtatatataggtgtatatatttatataaatgcaagTATTAGTGGAATGAAATTAGGAATTTGGAATCAGGGAAGGGAAAGTACCATAATTTTTTGGCCATATGAAGAGTACATATGAAGGATccttttgtcaaatttattaaataggaaataacatggTGAGATTTGTGCTTTGGTAAGAATAAAATGATAGATAAGTGAAGGATAAACTGGAATAGGATAAGATATCTTACAAACAGAAGTCCTAAtgggctatatatatatatatatatatatatatatatatataaccattaAAAGGTGTTATTAATAAAAGGACCCTACCCTCAACTAATTATACTTGAGGGAAAGGCTGGAAAATCTATGGTTAATAAGAATGAGAGTGTAACTTTGGATCCCTTGGGGACTTCAGAAAGTATTTCTTTAAAGGATACTGAACAGTATATTTCTGCTCACATTATGTTGGAATATTGGaagaaagaactggattcaaattcagattgtGGTAGAAATTGCTTGTTGGGCCTCTtcccaaatcacttaactttgcagTGCCTGAGGCCATAAAGACTATTATTTGTTGATAACATTGAAGATGCAGGAAATAGTTTCTCTCTTGCTACATTTATACTTCgataaaatcattattattacattattacataTAAGAGAATGCAGGTAATATACCAAATGTAGATTATGAGCAAATAATGATTTCCAACAGAAATGACAAGACAGTCAGATGTTGTGATTCCTTTTAATGCTTTGGACTTTAGGCTTTcaatttgtgtgtttgtgtatccTGTCACCAAAATTTACAtactgtaaaaataaagaaaaaataaactatataacCCAATTTGTTAAGGTTAGATAGGAAAAAGACTACTTAGCAGTATATCTGagtgtgtttgtgcatgtgtatAGGGATTAGTGTTAAGTAGAGGAATGAATACATCAaaattgaataattaaattaatgaagTCAGGTGGAAGAACATAGATTTGAGGTAGCAAGATTGTATATCTACTGAAAACAGAAGTTTACTTCAAAGGCAGAGCTTTGACAACCTACAGATTGGAAATATATACACGTATGGAATAGACCAAACGAGTCTTAAAGTCTCACCAAAAAGCAGTTTTAGTAAATGCACAGTATCTACTAATGCAAAGTATTCAATAAATGGCATATCTGGTAACTATGTTCTCTctgaatatattcacatatatacatattttgcatTGGCATATGCTGATCATCTTTCAAAAGGGACTCAATGTAAGGACTGCAGTGGAGTTGTGGGGATGTGTGCATAAGGAAGGTCAGAAGTAGAGGTCCTATTGAGTGAGTAAAAGCAAGAAGGTTTAGTTGGTatagtgagatatatatatatattttcactttatGGATTAAATGTAGTTCCAGTAGAATGGTCATATTGTGGGCTTTTAAAATGATCTAAATTGCCTCTAATAGGTAAGACTAGATTGAAGTTCATGTTTTTTTCTATGTAAGAAAGTGCTTCTATGTTCTCTTTCTAGAATTTAATACACTCTACCCATGTTACAAGATGAATTACAGGACCCAGGAAGACATGTACCATTATCATGGAATTTTTCCTTATGGAGGTTTCCAGCATTTGAGAGCTGCAGGTCTTGCTATCTTCTCACTATCACTACCATTGTCACTGAACCACAACTTCATTCtccaatgttttttgttttttttttttgagtaatctCTCCCTGTCAGATCTTGGCTATATCTCAGTCACTCTTCCCAAATTCATTGTGAATTCCCTGACAGGTAATCAATCCTTCTCTCCTAGGCTGTTGtgctcaggttttcttttttatcttatttgttgCAATAGAAGTTGCTTTGCTAATGGCAATGTCCTATGACCATTTTGTGGCCATTTGCCACCCCTTGCACTATGGGGTCATCATGACACCATTACGCTGTCTGGGGGCCGAACTGGTTCATTAGTTAGTTCGTTCATCTATTTGGCTCTACACACACAAGAAACATGTTCCGTTTGCCTTTCTCAGGATCCAATATGATCcatcaggtttttgttttgttttgttttgtttttgtgatatCCCTCATGTCTTGAAGGTCTCATCACATGAGGTTCGTGTTACTGAGTATGTGTACTCCTTGCCACCAGTTCCATTTTAGTTTTGTTCtactatgtttttttaaattatatcctATACTTATATCTTCTCCAATGTATTTAAAATGCCCTCTGTGGAAAGACACTACACAGCTTTGTCTGCCTGTTCACCTGGACTGattatcttccttttattcaTTCTGGCTGGCATCATCACAGTCTTGGGTCCTTTATTAGATACTCCATCATTCCAGAATCTTTTGACTTCAATGACTTCTGCAAATTTGCCTCCATTTATGAATCCTATAATTTATAGTCTGAGGAACATGAAAAT of the Sarcophilus harrisii chromosome 6, mSarHar1.11, whole genome shotgun sequence genome contains:
- the LOC100925121 gene encoding olfactory receptor 14I1-like — encoded protein: MNYGTPEDMSNCTIIMEFFLMEYSSIRELQVLHAILFLLIYIAALMGNLLTVTAIVTDPHLHSPMYFFLSNLSMLDIGYISVTLPKFIVNSLTGNQSISLLGCAAQIFFAIFFAATEIALLVAMSYDRFVAICHPLHYGVIMTPFRCLWVAISSWLSGLIYSALHTGNMFRLPFSGSNLIHQFFCDIPHVLKVSSSEVRDTEYILLATSSTLVLFCFGFLVISYTYIFSTVFKMPSEEGRYKALSTCSPQLIIFLLFILSGMVTFLSPLSDTTPIRNLLTSMTYAILPPFMNPIIYSLRNMKIKVALARIIKTIFFPKKYMSIFETIKK